The sequence CGTGAGAGAATTAGACAAATAGAAGCAAAGGCATTGCGTAAATTAAGACACCCAAGCCGTGCTAGAAAACTTAGAGGGTTCTTTTAAATTCCAATAAAAAACACTAAATCCTCTTTGATGGCAATTTCTCATCCATCATACTCTGGAACTGTGCAAAAGAGACGTAAGCTGATGATTTATTCTTATTATCTTAATAGTTATGTTATTATATCAAGATCAAAAGCTAAATTTATGTGGCACATAGTCTCGTTTTTTATATTATCGGTGGTTTTAGTGAGTTGTGGCCTACAAAAACCTGCACCTGTATTGCTTAAAGGCGAAGAATTTTATGGAAAAAGAGATCTGGAATACACAAGAGAATACCACTTAGTGAAAAAAGCTGTTGACCCTGCGCTTAAAAAAGAAAATAGAAAAGTCATCATAAGTAAGATATATAAAGATAGCAACAATACGAAAAACGTGGAAATCGACGAGGTAAATTGTAAGTTTGTAATGCCAGTTAAAGGTACAGCTACTTCTTCTGATGAGATGTGTAAGGATGGTGTAAAAATTGCTGCTCAAAATGGTACAAATGTAATTGCTTCTGCACCAGGTAAAGTTATATATGTAGGTAAAGGACTCAGGTGGTATGGAAATTTAATTATTGTGGAACACAAAGATAATTATACAACTGTCTACTCCTATTTAAAAAATATACATGTTGAAATCGGTGATAAAGTTACACAGGGCCAAGTAATTGGGTCTGCAGGTAAGTCAAGTACACAAGACAAAAATCCGCAGATATGCTTTACTATGCGGCATAATGGCCAAGCAATTGACCCGCTCTCCCATATGAACTGTAATTAAATTTGGATTTATATGAAATATGATTTTAAAAGCGTTGAAAAATTTTATCAAGATAAGTGGGATTTTTCTGTAAGCAAGGATAGCAAGCAAGAGAAATGCTATGTTCTGGAAATGTTTCCATATCCATCTGGTAAAATTCATATGGGGCACTTACGTAATTACGCAATAGGTGACGTGATAGCACGCTATAAGAGAGCTAATGGATTTGACGTTTTGCACCCTATTGGCTGGGATGCATTTGGATTGCCAGCAGAAAATGCAGCAAGGGACAATAATGTGAACCCGAAAGATTGGACAGAAGAAAATATAGACAATATGCGTACTCAGTTAAAATCTATAGGCCTTTCTTATAACTGGGATCGTGAGCTCTCCACATGTGAGCCTCACTATTATAAACACGAGCAAAAATTCTTTTTAGACTTTTTAAAGCACGGACTCGCTTATAGAAAAGAGTCGTTGGTTAATTGGGATCCAGTAGATGAAACAGTGCTTGCAAATGAACAAGTTGTGGACGGAAAAGGATGGCGATCAGGTGCAATTGTTGAAAAGCGTAAGTTATCTCAATGGTTTTTAAAAATAACTGACTTTACTGAAGATCTACTCGAGTGCTTGCAAAGTTTAAAAAATTGGCCGGACAAAGTAAAGACAATGCAAGAACGCTGGATAGGAAAGTCTGAGGGAGCAACTATAGAGTTTGATGTGGTTGGCCTCAATAAAACATTGAAAGTCTTTACGACTTATCCTCACACTTTATTTGGTGCTTCTTTTTGTGCAGTGGCAGCAGGTCACCCTATTGTACAGGATATCAAACTTGCTGTCACCCTAGATGCTTCTGAAGCTGTCATCTCAGATGCTCCTGAAGTTGTCATCCCAGATGCTCTTAAAGTTTTGTCATCCCAGTGCTCTGACACTGGGATCCAGATTCCAGCGTCACGCGCTGGAATGACAATTGATGAACGCGCTGAAGTGACAATTGATGAAAAAATTGGAGTTTACACTGGTATAAACGTCAAACACCCATTTTTGGACAAAGAGTTGCCACTCTATATAGCAAACTTTGTGCTGATGGAATATGGAGAAGGTGCAATTTTTGGCTGCCCTGCACACGATCAACGTGATTTTGAATTTGCACAAAAGTATAATTTGCCAATTATTCCTGTGGTTTCTCCAGATAACTTAGGTGCCATTCAAGCAGCGGACACTGGAGTACAGGAACCCTATACTGGCAACGGAACAATGTTCAACTCTGAATTCTTAAATGGACTCACAGTTGATGAAGCAAAGGAAGTGATAATAAAAACACTTGAAGAAAAAGGCATTGGAAAAAAAACAATAAATTATCGTTTGCACGACTGGGGAGTTTCAAGGCAGCGCTATTGGGGGTGCCCTATACCTATCATATATTGCAAAGATTGTGGAACTGTTCCAGTACCAGAAAAAGATCTTCCTGTTGTGCTACCAACAGATGTGAAATTTGCAAGTGGCGGCAACCCACTTGATAAACACCCTACTTGGAAATTTGTGAATTGCCCACAATGCGAAAAGCCAGCAGAGCGTGAAACAGATACATTTGATACCTTTTTTGAGTCTTCTTGGTATTTTGCTGCATTTTGTAGTGAAAATAAATCTATCGATAAGAATGCGTGTAATCGTTTTATGCCTGTTGATTATTATATAGGTGGAATCGAGCATGCGATTTTACACTTACTTTATTCACGATTTTTCTGCAGAGCTTTAACAAAATGTGGCTATTTTGACATAAATGAACCTTTCTCCACTTTGATTACTCAAGGAATGGTTTGCCATGCAACTTATAAAGACGAGAATAATAAATGGTTATTTCCAGAAGAAGCCAAAGAATTGATAGAACAAGGCGCTAAAATCCAGGTAGGAAAAGTTGAGAAGATGAGTAAATCGAAGAAGAATACAGTCGATCCAAATTTTATCATAGAAAAGTATGGTGCTGATACTGCACGATTGTTTGTATTATCTGACACTCCTCCGGAAAAGGATATGGAATGGTCTGATGATGGTGTGGAAGGTTGCTCACGCTATATAAATAAATTATGGCGCATGGTTATGCAACTTAAGCCTATACAACTGCCTGTCATTCCAGCGTTAGCTACTCGAATGACACCAGACCAAGCAGAATACAGAAAAAAAATACATAAACTTTTGCATGGACTAACAGGCGATTTGGAAAGCTGCAGGCTAAACTGCGCAGTAGCAAAATTCCGCGAAATTACCAACTTAATAGCTGAAATAGATTTAAAAACTAGATCTCTTGCAGAATCTGTTTATGGTGAGAAATTTTTAGGAAAAGTGCAGATGAGCACCACAGAATACTCAAATGTATTTGAGGAGCGCAGACAAGCTTTGACGACAAAATTGCCTTCAGAAATTGAGTTATGCAAGAGATCTACTGGAAAATCTCTGATTGATGAATGTATATATATACTAATCAGAGTAATCGAACCATTTATACCGCATTTGGCTGAAAGTCTATGGCAAGAAATAGGAGGTGAAGGTATGCTTTATCTAGAGCCTTGGCCAAAAGCTGATGAATCATTACTAATTGACGATACTGTGACAATAGCGGTACAAGTTAATGGAAAATTGCGTAACACAATCGAAGTAGCAATTAACTTACCTCAAGAAGAATTGAAAAAAATGGCAATAGATTCTGTATCAAGCAAGATTGATCAAGATAAAATTCGTGCCGTGTATACTGTGCCAAATAAAATAGTAAACATTGTTATATAAAAAAATTTATTAGTAAATTTTCATATAAATTTACACATCTAATTCCCACTTTGATCTTGGTGCAAAATTCAGTGAATCTATATAATTCTTCTGTAATCTTTCAATTCCAGCCCATCCTACCATCACTGCATTGTCTGTACACAGATTATTAGGAGGAAAAAATACATTTAAGTTCATGTGCTTTTTCAACTTTTCTCTCAAGAAATTATTTGCTGCAACCCCACCAGTAATTACAAAATCATGAATTTTTATATTTAAAGACTCAGCCATTATAATTGCGTTGCTAACCCTATCAAGTAATATGTCGCTAATGCACTCTTGAAATGAAGCACATACGTCACAGACATCTTGTTCAGTCATTGCGAGTTTTTGCACTAAGTTTCTTACAGCAGTTTTGATTCCAGAAAATGAAAAGTTACATCCAGAGCGTTTTATCATTGCCCTTGGAAGTTTGAATCTTGTGCCATCACCTTTTTTAGCTAATTTTTCAATTAATGGTCCACCTGGATAACTTAAGCCTAATGTCTTAGCAACCTTATCGAATGCTTCACCCAATGAATCATCGAGCGTTTCTCCTAGTTTAATGTATTTCCCAACATCTTGTGCAATTAAAAATTGGCAGTGTCCACCTGATATTAACAGGACTAAAAATGGAAATTTCACTTCACATATCAACCTAATAACCAGTGCATGCGCTTCTAAGTGATTCACTGCGATAAATGGCTTTTTTGCTACATGTGCAATTGCTTTAGTCATCATTGTACCAACTATTAATCCGCCTATCAGCCCAGGTCCTGATGTTGCTGCAATTGCGTCCAAATCACAAAACTTAAGATTAGATTTTTCTATGGCACTTTTTATAAGATCACTTAAATGATTCATATGTGCACGTGACGCAACTTCCGGAATCACTCCACCACGTGTTTTGTGCTCTGATTGAGACAGAATTTCGTGAGCAAGAACTTGCTTATTACTCTTTATAACTGCTACTGCAGTTTCATCGCAGCTTGATTCAACAGCTAAGATAGTTTTATTGGACATATACTTTTTTTGGTTATTATTTGGCATATTACAAAAAATATTATCGCTGTAAAAGCTCAAATACGCAAGTGTTCTAACGTGATTGTATGTTTGTTTCGCGTAGAAAATTTTATTTGACTCAATCCCATAAGTACACTATGTTTACCATAATATACTTTAACATTATAAGAGCAATGTACGCCTTAAGTAATGGCTTATCAGCTGATGTGCTAAAGAAGAGGTTAAAAGTGCAAGCATGAAAAAAGCACTCATATTGTTGCTGATAATATGCACTACAAACTTAAGTTCTGCGGAAAATATTTTATTACAAGCTCCACTAAAAATTTCTGAAAAAATTGTTGATAAGTGTATCACTCAATCTACTTCAAACAACAGAATGAAATGGATTTCATGCTTTAATTCAAATTTCGGTTCAAAATCTTGTCTAAAATTTTCGATAGCATTTGGCGCTAATCATAACTCCAGTTTTCAATTATCATTAACTGGTAACAAGTTTATTAATGAACTAACAGAAAATGAGATAAGCTTATTTAAAAGAAAAGAGAATACTTTAGTTTATAGTTATGGTGATATTATCAATGATGCTAGTAAAAAGCAAAAGAAAACAAAATTCCCAATATTTGCTCAGCCACTAATCATACCACAAGCTACTCCAGTAAAATTATCTGTTTCAGAGGTTGCAAAATTTATCAGCGACAAAAATGTCATTTTTTACACTGGTGCCGGAATTTCTTCACCAGTAGTACCAGATATGACTGAATTGATGAAACAGTTTAAAATGCTGTATAATCCGAATGGTGATATTGATAAATTTACACATATTATCGAATTTGTACGTAGGACTTTAAAAGAATCAGATAATGTTATTAAAACTATAGATAGCTTTAAAGAGTCTTGCTTATACAGCAATCCAACGCCAGCACATCATGCAGTGAAAGAAATAGTCTTATTAAAAAATTGGCAATTATTAACTGAAAACCTTGACTTACTTCACCAGCGTTCTGGAGTTGAGCCTTTAGGTCGTGTTAGCAGAACAGACAAAATGGATTTTTATTGGCTCAAGAAAAACATTAAATCTAAGTACCTTAAGCAAATTGACTTCATTGTTGCAATTGGATTACACAGCGATGAAGTTGGGTTTCTTGCTTTATATAAGAAACATAATCCTAAAGGCAAAATAATAGCAATGAACCTTATACAGCCAGAGTATCTTGGAAATGATGATATTTTAGTGCTTGGAGATGTACAAAAATTTTGCCAGCATCTGCAGCTTCTAACTTGTCTGCAATAACTTTTATATTTCGATTTTATTCATAAAGATTGACTTTTTATGGAAATTTGTATATTATTTTACTAATGTATTTTAGATTTAAACATGATGTCAGCAGGAGATATTACAATAAAAACAAAAGAGGAGTTCATTGAAACTCGAAATGGGATGAAAATCCAAAAAATAGTGATGTTCAATTCGAACGTAAATTCACATAACAATCTTAATAAGAAGAAAAAGAAGCATATAGTTTATTTTGCAGGACTTACATATACTTTTGAAAAAGAGCACGATGAAGACAAAAGTGAATGGAATTGGGCTGTGGAAGCAGGTATGGACGTTCATTTTATTAATTTTCCTGGATCTGGAAAAAGCAAAGGTCATTCTTTAAATGGCAAAAATCGAGTAAATGCAGGAGTTGCAGTTATTCTAAACCTCTTAGAACAAGGCATTCATCCAAATGATATAGTGTTGTTCGGTAGCTGTGCTGGAGGGCCAATATCTGCTGAGGTTTATAAAATATTCAAGGATAACGGTATTCACTTGAGGTGTATCGTAAATAAATCAAAAAACTTGTGGTCAATTTTTTGTGTATACCTAAATGGCTTTTAGCACCTGTAGTGAAATTTATACTCAAATGCTTTGGGTGGCATTTTAAGCCACACACAATAATTAATGATATTACACCACGCACGATCTACTTTAACTTAGGAAATGACGGATTTATTAGTAAGGAAGCAACTATAGGTGCTAAAGTAAGTGAGATAGAACAGAGCGGTAGAGAAAAAGATTATCAGAAAGAAGAAAACTTCGAAGGTTTTGAAGAATACAAAGCATTCTTTAGAGAGCATACCAATTTAACTAAAATACCAAAAGCAAAAAATGTGGAACATGAAGTTGGAATAATAAAAAGATGCTGGAATAAATTTTTATCATTGCTGCCAATAAAAACAGATGACATTCATTTTTCTCCGATAACAGAGTTACGTTCATCAGATAAACATAACTACACTCTTCCTGAATTAATATTACTTTTTTTAGAATTTACAGATAATTACTTTGAAAAAATAGGTTCAAGTAGTGATAGAGATAAAACAGAAGAGTTAATAAACAAACCAGATTTTTTCAAACACAGAAGCTCAATGTCGGAAATTACTGTAAATTTACCTTGCAGTGCAAGAACACTATAGTAAAAAATATTATTTCTTTAACTTTATTGAAGTAAAAAACTGATTTCCACTCCGGTAAATTAGCAGCATTATTGAATCTTTACCATTTTTCTTTACTGCAAAATCAACTTGTTTTTGAAAATCACTAGCATCCTCTATATCAGTTCCGTCTAATTGAATAATAATGTCTCCTTTTTTAATACCGCGCAGTGTAGCATTACTACTGCTATCTACGTTTGTCACTATAACACCTTTTGTAGGCACGTCACTTTTACTTTCTTTTAACTCGTTTGGCAGATTTGAAACGGTTAACCCAGTAACATAATCAGGCGTTGATTTAGTTTCTTCTTGGTTATTATCTTTACTATCTTCAGTAGACTCACCGACCACAACCTTAATGTCAACTTCTTTGCCTTTTCTAATTAGCTTAACTTGCACTTTCTTTTCAGGTCCAGCTCTTGAAACCATCTGAGGTAATTGCGTCATTCTATCAATTTTTTTACCATCAAATTCTAGCAATATATCACCAACCTTAATCCCCCCCTTTTCTGCAGGGCTATCCTTTATTATACTTGCAACCAATGCACCTTTTGTATCCTTTAAACCTAAGGACTCAGCGAATTCCTTTGTTATAGGCTGAACTTGTACGCCAAGCCAACCATGCTTTATCTTCTTACCACTTTTTAACGTATCGATAATTGACATAGCTAAATTAGATGGTATGGCAAAACCTATACCAACATTACCACCAGATTCAGACGGGGAATAGATGGCAGTGTTAATACCTACCACTTCTCCATTTAAATCAAATAATGGTCCTCCTGAATTACCTCTATTGATTGCAGCATCAGTTTGAATGAATTCATTCAAAGTGCCAATACTAATGTCCCTTGATCTTGCAGAGATAATTCCTGTGCTGACAGAGCCTCCCAAACCAAATGGATTACCAATTGCCATCACAGTGTCACCAACCCTTGCTTTATCAGAGTCACCAAATGCAACAAAAGAAAGTTCTTTATCCGCATTGATCTTAAGCACGGCAAGGTCAGTTCTTGCATCATAACCTAAAACTTCTGCTTTGAAGTAGGTGTTATCATTCATAGTAACAGTAATATCTTTGGCGTTTTTTATAACGTGATAATTTGTTACTATCGTTCCACTCTTATCTATAATAAATCCGGAGCCAAGGAGCACCACTTCTCTGTTAACATTAGGCCCTCTATCCATAAAAAACTGATCGAAATTCTCAAAAAACTCTCTAAAATCATCGAAAAAATTGTTTCTTGGTAAAGAAGGAGCTCTACTTCTAATCTCATTTTCTTGTTTTATAATTTGCTCACTTGAAATATTTACAACAGCAGGAATAAGTCCTTCCACTAGATCAGCAAACCCGTGATTACAATTACACTCGGTAGTTTTAGCTGCTGCAACTTTTTTTGTATTCCAATCAAATATGTCAGCATATAAAGAAAACGAAACTAAAAAAGATACAAATACAGATAAAATAAATGCTTTATTTCTCATGCCATCCCTTATTTAAAATATCTAAGAAGTTATTATTTGGTGAAAGTATAAATTTAGTATTACTTCCAGGAAATGATTTACTATAAGCACTCATAGAACGATAAAAATTATAGAACTCTTCATCCATCTTAAATGCCTCATTATAGATCTTAGTAGCGTTAGCATAACCACGACCTCTTATTTCATGCGATTCTTTTGCTGCACTAGAAATAATCTCTCTTTTTAATTTATCAGCTTTTGACCTAATTTCTTGCCCAGCTTGCTCTCCTTCTGCTCTAATTTCTCTTGCTTCTTTTTCCCTTTCAGTTTTCATACGGCGAAATATTGCAGAGCTATTTTCTCCTGGTAAATCTGCTCTCTTAATTCTTACGTCTATTATTTCTATCCCAAATTTTTCAGCTTCAGAGTAAACCCCACGTTGAATTAATTGCATAACTTCTGATCTTTTCTCGTTAAGCAAGCTAATCAACGAAAATCTTCCTATATTTTCTCTTATGTGTGCTTCTATAACTGGATACAATCTTCTAATTAGTCCTGATTCATTTCTCACAGCTTGATAAAAAGTAACAGGATCCGTGATTTTATATTTTGCATATGCATCCACTATAATACGCTTTTGATCTGCAGTTATCACTTCTCTTGGCGTCTTATCAGGACTTAAATCCAGAACTCTTTTGTCAAGAAACTCTACACTATTTATAAATGGCAATTTAAAATATAAACCACTTTCCCTAACATCTCTTACAACTTTACCGAGTTGAATTACTATTGCTTGCTTTGTTTCCTGTACAATAAATACTGAATTAAAAAAAACAACCAATAAAGCAACAAATATAGAAGTAAAAACAATTTTAATATTACTACTCATAACTACTTTCCTGAATTTGTAAGAGGTAAATAAGAAAACATACCCTTCAGATCGTCAGTCACAACAACCTTATCCACCTGACTAAAAATATTTTCCATAGTTTCAAGATAAATGCGATTCTTAACAAGAGAAGGATTTTGTTTATATTCTTCATATAGAGATAAAAAACGATCTGCATGACCATTCGCCTCATTCGCTATCTCATTCTCATACGCTTCCGCATCTAATTTTATTTTTATCGCTTCACCTTTTGCTCGAGGTATGATGTCATTACTATAAGAATATGCTTCATTTATAATACGCTCTTTATCTGCACGGGCACTTTGAACATCCCTAAATGAACTAATTACTTCTTCTGGTGGATCAATTTTTTTCATTTGAACAGACAAAATTTCTATTCCCATCTGGTATCCATCAAGAATCTGCTGTAATAAAGTTCTAGTATCTTTGGAAATTTCTGCCCTGCCTTGGCCTTCCAGTGCAAAAGAGATCTTATTTTTACCGATTATCTCCCTCATAGCACTTTCAGCGGCATTTTTAACGCTTGAGCCAGGTTTGTAATCACGCACCTTGAATAAATAATCCTTAGCATCTCTAACAAGCCACTGAACTTCAAAATTAAGGTGTACCATGTTTTCATCTCCAGTAAGCATAACACCTTCACCACGGTCTGTATCACGAGCATAAGCACCACTGATTCCTATTTCTTCACGATTGACTTCCTTAACATTCACTTTGTAAACCTTTCCAATAGGAGAAGGGAAATGATAACGCAAACCAGAGGTCTCTGTGTTAGAATATTTACCAAAAGTAAGCTCTATGCCTTCTTCGCTAGGATGAACAATATAAAAGCCCGTACAAGCATAAAGTAGGAAAACAATCAAGACGATGAAATAAGGTTTCTTGCCTCTATTCCTAGTTAAACAACCAAAAAAGTGCTTTATATCAGATATAGCTTTACTTAAAATATCTTCATTACTGTTAGGAGATTTATTGCCTCCTGAGTTCTTACCAAGATTCCAAGGGTTATGTTCATTAAACATAATTATTTTCTGTGATTAATACGTTAATATTACTTACTTAACAAGAAAACGCAAATACAAATTGCCATTTTATTTACAAGTTAATTACTAGAATGGAAAACATGATCATATACTTCTTTTTCTCTATGTAATATAGTTGATTCTATCGAATTTTCTGGCTTTTTTTTGAATTCTTTATTATCAAGCTTCAAATGCACAACATCTTCATGAAAATCATTGTAATTTTTTAACAATATGAGCACTAGAGCTACAGTAGCTAATAAGATAATGACTTTTATTTTATATCTCATAATTTAATCCCTTCTGACTTTTTATGAACTATGCCATGCAAGGAAAATGCAGCTCTAGAAGCTTAACTTATCTGTTAAATTCGCTTAACGGAAAGATCACTCAATTCTATATCAGATACAGTACTTTTAGGGTTACTACTTCCAGATTTCTTAGATTTTCTATCATCTTGTTCTCTGCTATATGCACCAATAGATATGATACCCTTATTAGCAACACAAACCAATATGCTACGATCAGGTGATACAGACATCACTTTCTCCTGCCTCACAATATAATTATGGCTATCGAAAAGTAGTTTTGCAATGCTACCAATAAGCGTACTATCTTTATATCCTATTTTATCACCTCCTGTCATTTTCATCAATGCTTTCAAATTTGAATGGATTTCCCCTGCAACTTCCTTTCGAATAAAAGCCTTGTTTTTCTCTGGATCTAGATCTTTTTGAATACCTGGTACATCAATTTCAATAAGAGCTAATTTATCTGATTGCATAATATTGATATTTGGGTGTTCTTTTTGTAGAGCGTCAATTTTCTTCTGTTTCACTTTATGCATTTTTCCTGCAAGGCGTTCAGGTATTGAAAAGGCAGTATATCCAGGTCCATGGCTTAAAAATTGCATACCTAACCCTGCACTGTACCTCGACATTTCTGCATGCACAAGAATCCTCGGACGACCGTCTTTCACTTCTCCTAAAGCAACTCTTATATCTCTTTTCACCTTATCGGATGAATTACACCAATTACATGGATTAAACACGTAAACTACTGCACGTAATGGCAAAAGTAACACTCTACCTAATATTCCAGAAAAGCTAGAATTTGTTTGTTGTTCTTGTGACACGATAATACCCCCTATTGCTTAATATAGCTCTACTCACACCATACACATGTAATATAATCTATAATAATACTGCAACAATTAATTTATTGCTAATATAGTATACATTAAAAATATTATAAACTTTACAAAAGAAAGAAATACTCCTGTGATGGAGCAGAGATTAGATTTTTTGAAACCACAATCCAGCTATAACAAAAAAATCACGATTCTTTACTTCTTATTTCTTTAATATATTATATTAATAATTTATATAATATGTATGATAGCAAATATAAATACTGTTGCGCTTCATGGAATTAGCACAGTAAATGTTAATGCACAAATTCACATGGCAAATGGGATTCCAGCTTTCAATATTGTTGGCCTTCCGGACAAAACCGTTGCAGAATCTAAAGAGCGCATCAGAGCGGCACTAAATTCGATCAATCTGTTATTACCACCAAAAAGAATCACAGTTAACCTTTCACCTGCTGATTTGCTAAAGGAAGGTAGTCATTATGATTTAGCTATAGCTATTGGACTTCTTGTAGTAATGAATGTGATACCAGTTGAAAAAGTGCATCCTTATATAATTATGGGTGAACTTGCACTGGATGGAAGAGTTATTCCAGTTTCAGGAGTGCTTCCAACCGTAATTAATGCAAAACGGGAAAATAAAGGAGTAATTTGCTCAAGAGAAAATGGCGTAGAAGCTGCATGGGTCAAAGATGTTTCAATTTTGGCTATAGAGAAGTTAACTGATATTGTAAGACATTTTAAAGGTGAACAGTCAATTGAGCAGGTAGTCTTTAATTATGAGAATATACCAAAAGAAAAAAGATCATCTCTTGATATGAAGGACATAAAAGGTCAAGTTGTAGCAAAGAGAGCGGCTGAAATTGCAGCAACAGGTGGGCATAATATGCTTCTTGTTGGCCCTCCAGGTACAGGAAAATCTATGCTTGCTAAACGTTTCATAGGACTGCTACCTGATTTAACCGAGCAAGAGATGATAGATATAAATGTAATTGCTAGGCTCTGTGAACAAAATTTTAGAGTAGCCATATAAGTGCACCAACAAAGTTCAAAAAGCCCATAAACACTATAGCAGTCTTGTCGAACCTCGAAAAAATCCGTCGAAAATTTTTGATTTTACCGAAAAAACACTCGATCAAATGCCGCTCTTTATAAACATGTTTATC is a genomic window of Wolbachia endosymbiont of Folsomia candida containing:
- a CDS encoding murein hydrolase activator EnvC family protein, whose product is MWHIVSFFILSVVLVSCGLQKPAPVLLKGEEFYGKRDLEYTREYHLVKKAVDPALKKENRKVIISKIYKDSNNTKNVEIDEVNCKFVMPVKGTATSSDEMCKDGVKIAAQNGTNVIASAPGKVIYVGKGLRWYGNLIIVEHKDNYTTVYSYLKNIHVEIGDKVTQGQVIGSAGKSSTQDKNPQICFTMRHNGQAIDPLSHMNCN
- a CDS encoding class I tRNA ligase family protein gives rise to the protein MSTTEYSNVFEERRQALTTKLPSEIELCKRSTGKSLIDECIYILIRVIEPFIPHLAESLWQEIGGEGMLYLEPWPKADESLLIDDTVTIAVQVNGKLRNTIEVAINLPQEELKKMAIDSVSSKIDQDKIRAVYTVPNKIVNIVI
- the tsaD gene encoding tRNA (adenosine(37)-N6)-threonylcarbamoyltransferase complex transferase subunit TsaD translates to MSNKTILAVESSCDETAVAVIKSNKQVLAHEILSQSEHKTRGGVIPEVASRAHMNHLSDLIKSAIEKSNLKFCDLDAIAATSGPGLIGGLIVGTMMTKAIAHVAKKPFIAVNHLEAHALVIRLICEVKFPFLVLLISGGHCQFLIAQDVGKYIKLGETLDDSLGEAFDKVAKTLGLSYPGGPLIEKLAKKGDGTRFKLPRAMIKRSGCNFSFSGIKTAVRNLVQKLAMTEQDVCDVCASFQECISDILLDRVSNAIIMAESLNIKIHDFVITGGVAANNFLREKLKKHMNLNVFFPPNNLCTDNAVMVGWAGIERLQKNYIDSLNFAPRSKWELDV
- a CDS encoding DegQ family serine endoprotease codes for the protein MRNKAFILSVFVSFLVSFSLYADIFDWNTKKVAAAKTTECNCNHGFADLVEGLIPAVVNISSEQIIKQENEIRSRAPSLPRNNFFDDFREFFENFDQFFMDRGPNVNREVVLLGSGFIIDKSGTIVTNYHVIKNAKDITVTMNDNTYFKAEVLGYDARTDLAVLKINADKELSFVAFGDSDKARVGDTVMAIGNPFGLGGSVSTGIISARSRDISIGTLNEFIQTDAAINRGNSGGPLFDLNGEVVGINTAIYSPSESGGNVGIGFAIPSNLAMSIIDTLKSGKKIKHGWLGVQVQPITKEFAESLGLKDTKGALVASIIKDSPAEKGGIKVGDILLEFDGKKIDRMTQLPQMVSRAGPEKKVQVKLIRKGKEVDIKVVVGESTEDSKDNNQEETKSTPDYVTGLTVSNLPNELKESKSDVPTKGVIVTNVDSSSNATLRGIKKGDIIIQLDGTDIEDASDFQKQVDFAVKKNGKDSIMLLIYRSGNQFFTSIKLKK
- the hflC gene encoding protease modulator HflC — encoded protein: MSSNIKIVFTSIFVALLVVFFNSVFIVQETKQAIVIQLGKVVRDVRESGLYFKLPFINSVEFLDKRVLDLSPDKTPREVITADQKRIIVDAYAKYKITDPVTFYQAVRNESGLIRRLYPVIEAHIRENIGRFSLISLLNEKRSEVMQLIQRGVYSEAEKFGIEIIDVRIKRADLPGENSSAIFRRMKTEREKEAREIRAEGEQAGQEIRSKADKLKREIISSAAKESHEIRGRGYANATKIYNEAFKMDEEFYNFYRSMSAYSKSFPGSNTKFILSPNNNFLDILNKGWHEK
- the hflK gene encoding FtsH protease activity modulator HflK, giving the protein MFNEHNPWNLGKNSGGNKSPNSNEDILSKAISDIKHFFGCLTRNRGKKPYFIVLIVFLLYACTGFYIVHPSEEGIELTFGKYSNTETSGLRYHFPSPIGKVYKVNVKEVNREEIGISGAYARDTDRGEGVMLTGDENMVHLNFEVQWLVRDAKDYLFKVRDYKPGSSVKNAAESAMREIIGKNKISFALEGQGRAEISKDTRTLLQQILDGYQMGIEILSVQMKKIDPPEEVISSFRDVQSARADKERIINEAYSYSNDIIPRAKGEAIKIKLDAEAYENEIANEANGHADRFLSLYEEYKQNPSLVKNRIYLETMENIFSQVDKVVVTDDLKGMFSYLPLTNSGK
- a CDS encoding magnesium chelatase domain-containing protein, with protein sequence MIANINTVALHGISTVNVNAQIHMANGIPAFNIVGLPDKTVAESKERIRAALNSINLLLPPKRITVNLSPADLLKEGSHYDLAIAIGLLVVMNVIPVEKVHPYIIMGELALDGRVIPVSGVLPTVINAKRENKGVICSRENGVEAAWVKDVSILAIEKLTDIVRHFKGEQSIEQVVFNYENIPKEKRSSLDMKDIKGQVVAKRAAEIAATGGHNMLLVGPPGTGKSMLAKRFIGLLPDLTEQEMIDINVIARLCEQNFRVAI